A single genomic interval of Electrophorus electricus isolate fEleEle1 chromosome 2, fEleEle1.pri, whole genome shotgun sequence harbors:
- the mov10l1 gene encoding RNA helicase Mov10l1 has translation MGECHESQIEVNEHGGIKGNGERDAEEKTVILAMKRNVEIVPGEKLSITVSCQAKSLGRCRELLLLHFCSFTIGRRLEVVVNSAEESLLKPSAPYIPAQSLPPPQHPAKVVTVLAPAPPTRLVRRHLPHFLGSYQVPQALRECVEGQKDVLVVRPALGEPLCLTSMLDRFSALLWLEELQAEKELREFSISGALLRKGAGHLHLEVPGLSEGRPSLFIGDKVVLKKPCIGGIVLEYISYVTEISEEDVSLRVNTEFQNSYLGEPLDVEFTYNRLPMRRCHCALEQIKHFGENVLFPSVVQLQSPVWAGEWGTEHPSKEDQEEPARQDQEVRQPTCGNGDMPPSLTMDMVSVSTQTKTDLHATAKPIPNPGHFFNDDLNPAQKEAVKYILRGDSRPTPYVLFGPPGTGKTITLMEAILQVYHRVPGSRVLVCTPSNSAADLICIRLHESGYLHDASLARVNATCRQEEYIPEVLRQYSRAGEDVRHASFHRIVVSTCSSAGMFYQIGLRVGHFTHLFVDEAGQATEPECLIPLGLLSEKTGQVVLAGDPRQLGPIVKSKLSEVFGLGVSLLERLMATPLYSCNERGYNPLLVTKLVYNYRSHEVLLALPSRLFYGGELCVRSQRAVVDSLCHWSRLPTKGFPLIFHGVRGTEMREGSNPSWFNPAEAVQVMFYCCQLAKRLYNPIMATDIGIIAPYKKQVEKIRVLLHRVGLADIKVGSVEEFQGQEFLVIILSTARSNEALPSSDLQNSLGFLSNPKRFNVAITRPKALLVVIGNPHILVKDPCFHALLQYAYENGAFLGCDPPASLRAAQR, from the exons GAGTCTTGGTCGGTGTAGAGAGCTGCTGTTGTTGCACTTCTGCTCCTTCACCATTGGGCGGCGCTTGGAGGTTGTGGTGAACAGTGCTGAGGAGAGTCTGTTGAAACCCAGCGCTCCCTACATCCCAGCACAGTCACTACCTCCACCACAACACCCTGCTAAGGTCGTCACAGTTTTGGCTCCTGCACCTCCAACCAG GCTTGTGAGACGTCACTTGCCTCATTTCCTGGGGTCTTACCAGGTGCCGCAGGCTctcagagagtgtgtggaaGGCCAGAAGGATGTGCTGGTAGTTCGGCCTGCTCTTGGGGAG CCCCTGTGTCTGACCTCCATGCTGGATCGTTTCTCTGCCCTACTGtggctggaggagctgcaggcgGAGAAGGAGCTCAGAGAGTTCAGTATCAGTGGTGCTCTCCTCAGGAAGGGAGCAGGACATCTGCACCTGGAAGTGCCTGGGCTTAGTGAGGGAAGGCCCAGCCTTTTCATAG GAGACAAAGTTGTTCTGAAGAAACCATGCATTGGCGGGATAGTGTTGGAGTATATCAGCTATGTGACTGAG ATCAGCGAAGAGGATGTGAGCTTGCGGGTAAACACTGAGTTTCAGAACAGCTACCTGGGGGAGCCTCTGGATGTGGAGTTTACATACAACAG GCTGCCTATGAGGAGATGCCACTGTGCTTTGGAACAGATCAAGCATTTTGGGGAGAACG TGCTCTTCCCCAGTGTTGTGCAGTTACAAAGCCCAGTGTGGGCTGGAGAGTGGGGCACTGAACACCCCTCCAAAGAGGACCAAGAGGAACCTGCCCGACAGGATcaagag GTTAGACAGCCAACATGTGGAAACGGGGATATGCCACCTTCTCTGACAATGGATATGGTCTCCGTGTCCACGCAGACCAAAACAG ATTTGCATGCGACAGCCAAGCCCATCCCAAACCCAGGCCACTTTTTTAATGATGACCTGAACCCTGCCCAGAAAGAGGCAGTCAAGTACATTCTCCGAGGAGACTCTCGGCCCACCCCTTACGTCCTGTTCGGTCCTCCAGGCACAGGCAAAACAATCACACTCATGGAGGCCATACTGCAG GTGTACCACCGTGTGCCTGGGAgccgtgtgcttgtgtgcactcCTTCTAACAGTGCTGCAGACCTTATCTGTATTCGACTGCATGAAAGTGGATATCTACATGATGCCAGCCTGGCACGTGTCAACGCCACCTGCAGACAGGAGGAG TACATTCCAGAGGTGTTGCGGCAATATTCTCGTGCTGGTGAGGATGTACGTCATGCCTCTTTCCACCGGATTGTGGTCAGCACCTGCTCCAGTGCTGGAATGTTTTACCAGATCGGCTTGCG TGTTGGTCATTTCACTCATCTCTTTGTGGATGAAGCTGGTCAAGCAACAGAGCCTGAGTGTCTGATTCCTCTGGGCCTGCTGTCTGAGAAAACGGGCCAG GTTGTCTTGGCTGGAGACCCTAGACAGCTGGGTCCCATAGTGAAGTCCAAGCTGTCTGAAGTGTTTGGACTTGGAGTGTCTCTGCTCGAAAGACTAATGGCCACCCCTCTTTACTCCTGCAATGAGAGGGGCTATAATCCATTATTG GTGACCAAGTTGGTGTATAACTACCGCTCCCATGAAGTGTTACTGGCGCTGCCGTCTCGGCTGTTCTACGGCGGTGAGCTGTGTGTCCGCTCCCAGAGAGCTGTAGTGGACTCTCTGTGTCACTGGAGCCGGCTTCCCACTAAGGGCTTTCCACTTATCTTCCATGGAGTCAGG GGTACAGAGATGAGGGAAGGGAGTAATCCATCTTGGTTTAACCCTGCAGAAGCAGTGCAGGTCATGTTCTACTGCTGCCAGCTAGCCAAAAGACTCTACAATCCCATAATGGCTACTGATATTGGCATCATTGCCCCTTACAAAAAACAG GTGGAGAAAATCCGGGTGCTTTTGCACAGGGTAGGGCTTGCTGACATTAAGGTGGGCTCAGTCGAGGAGTTCCAGGGACAGGAATTCTTGGTCATTATTCTGTCCACG GCACGTTCCAATGAGGCCCTACCGAGCAGTGATCTACAGAATTCTCTGGGCTTTCTGTCCAACCCCAAACGCTTCAATGTCGCAATCACTCGTCCCAAAGCTCTTCTCGTCGTCATAGGCAACCCGCACATACTGGTTAAG GACCCATGTTTTCATGCACTGCTGCAGTATGCATATGAGAACGGGGCTTTCCTTGGTTGTGACCCACCTGCCTCCCTCAGAGCTGCTCAGAGGTAG